In a genomic window of Lycium ferocissimum isolate CSIRO_LF1 unplaced genomic scaffold, AGI_CSIRO_Lferr_CH_V1 ctg9653, whole genome shotgun sequence:
- the LOC132046150 gene encoding uncharacterized protein LOC132046150 — protein MRRRELEFSVGDKVFLKVSPIKEVMQFSKKRKLSPCFIGPYEIVKKIGTVAYELKLPPDMAMVHPVFHISMLRLYKPDPSHVLNHEEIEINEGLSYEEEPVQILDHQVRWLRTKDVASVKVLWQNRDTEEATWEAEEDIKKRYPHLFPMT, from the coding sequence atgaggCGGCGTGAGCTAGAGTTTTCTGTTGGGGATAAggtgttcttaaaagtgtcTCCGATAAAAGAAGTAATGCAGTTTAGTAAAAAGAGGAAGCTTAGTCCTTGTTTCATtggtccttatgagattgttaAGAAGATTGGGAcagtggcttatgagttgaaGTTGCCCCCCGATATGGCCATGGTGCATCCtgtgtttcacatttcgatgttgaggttgtacaaACCCGATCCTTCCCATGTGTTGAATCATGAAGAGATTGAAATCAATGAAgggctatcttatgaggaggaACCAGTTCAGATTCTAGATCATCAAGTTAGATGGTTGAGGACGAAGGATGTGGCGTCGGTCAAGGTTTTGTGGCAAAACCGTGATACTGAAGAAGCaacttgggaagcagaggaggACATAAAGAagagatatcctcacttgttccctatgaCAG